ctcctgaggtgctgacctgttgcaccctcgacaaccactgtgattattattatctgacccagcagatcatctatgaacgtttgaacatcttggccatgttctgttataatctccacccggcacagccagaagaggactggccacccctcagagcctggttcctctctagtttttttcctaggttctggcctttctatggagtttttcctagccaccgtgcttctacacctgcattgcttgctgtttgggattttaggcttggtttctgtacagcactttgtgacatcagctgatgtaaaaagggcttcataaatacatttgattgattgattgattgataatgcatttcactgtacttgtgcatgtgacaatttGGTTGTGTATCAGCAGTTTTTATCTTATtatgtcactgacagtcactcaattagacatgtcagctaacaatttttagattggtagtcTAGCCAGGTATTTAAACTTGGAGTAATCATAGCCGAATACCGCCCGGGCACGCAGGGCACATCTCAGGGGCTTTGACCTCCAGGGGGCCGCCATTGATTTTTGTTAGTCAttgtcactcagatatcatattaacatggcataagtcatggcaaaatgtgtagaactgcaggaaattagctttaaaactgccaaCATGTCTCtctaccccatggcaaaataggtagaattgcagaaaacttgatgggggggggggtcactaaaatgttttgcagtGAGGTGGGAGATCCCCCAACCAAATATTACTTAGGGCCCCCAAACAaggcagtaatcaatatcagtagtaacattcaaaaaagtaaagtagaacaaaaacacgaTAAATAGAAGGCTACGCGATGTAGTGTCACAATACATTCACTGTATTTCATCAATTAATTACAGGCCTTTAAAATATTAGGTTTCCCCTTGTATATGTGCTTTAATTgcatgtttttatacatttattgTAGACACTTGAACAGAGCTTTTGTCAATTATTTTGATAGCGTCACTTCGTAAACATTATAATTGGGGGTACATGGGATATGAGGTCCAGAGTGTTCCAGACAAATTACGTTATGCTGTCTACCATGTGGAGAAAGACTTCACTTCCCGTGGGGTCTTTGGCAACGCGTCATTGCTACGATACGCACTACGAAGCAGCGTTGAAGGATACGCCAGAAGGAGCAAGGTTGTACACAAGCTTGTGTTTTACTATTCATCCAAAGGTTTCCAAAGCTTGACAATGTAGCTATCTGCCTTATAAATGAATGCCGATCGCACACATGGGCAACTCCATTGACTCAATGGGCACTGTTGTCATAAACTGCTAAGTAGGCTATGTTGCGCTCTGACTTGCACTTTTGTGGGATTGATTTATTATCTATCTTGTTTCCCAACCTATACATTACAATGTACTGAAGAAaatcaaatataatatatattttaaaaagggAAACATTGTAGCGACGTTGGGGCAATTAACTACAGTGTTCCACTGATGAATTTAGCTAGGACAGGCTACATTGTTACCAGAAGATAGTGACCCTACCGTCACGTTTGTTTACACGGAGCTCCCCTGGGGGTCTTTGACGCAATCATGGTTACATTAAGACATGGTGGAGCTTGCATGAGATAGGAGTTGGAACATGTACTTCAATGTACGGATGGGATATGCCACTGTACTCCAAAATGTACTTTTAACCACACTGCTGCATATAGGCATTTTAAATACTTCCAAGTTTTCCAAGAAAACTGCACTTTGTCctcatgctagctagcattagccacCGCAGTTGTTATGGAACGTGGTGTTGaacaacaaaggagctgattggctgacactgcCATTACAAAACGGCCGAGGtggctactgctagctagcatgaggaCAAAAAGGGCAGATTTCCGGAAAACTAGCCGTTTTTCAATCTTCTCGATGGAACAGTGTGGATAAAGGTAAAATTGAGTACAGTTGTATATCCCATCCGTGCATTGAGGTACGTTTTCTGACGCATATCTCGTGCCAGCTCCAATGTGTCTTAATGTAACCATGATTGCGTTCCGTTCCCAGTGCAGCAGAAGAACAGAAGTTACTTTTCGTAACAGGTTAGGTGAATGAACGTggaaggttaggataattaggttacgGTTAGGATAAGCAAAAATTGTCGGTGACGCGACTCAAACATATACTAAATATACAAAACTATGTGGAcagacaccacttcaaattagtggattaggctatttcagccacaaccgttgctgacaggtgtataaaatcggggcacacagccatgcaatctccatagacaaacaccggcagtagaatggccttactgaagagctcagtgaatttcaatgtggcaccgtcataggatgccacctttccaacaagtcagttcgtcaaatttctgcccaactagagctgccccggtcaattgtaagagctcttattgtgaagtagaaacgtttaggagaaacaacggctcagccgcgaagtggtaggccacacaagctcagagaACGGGACTgcagagtgctgaagtgcgtagcgcataaaaatcgtctatcctcagttgcaacactcaccacgagttccaaactgcctctgtaagcaatgtcagcacaagaactgttcgtcgggaacttaatgaaatgggtttccgtggctgagcagctgcacacaagcctaagatcaccatgtgcaataccAAGCGTCAGCTGAAgtggactctggagtagtggaatgcgttctctggagtaatgaatcatgcttcaccatctggcagtttggGATGaatttgggattaattggaacttcaactgcgagccaggcctaatctcccaacatcagtgcccgacctctctaatgctcttgtggctgaatggaagcaagtccccacagcaatgttccaacatctagtggaaaacttTCCCaaaggagtggaggctgttatagcagcaaaggggggactaactccatattaatctcattttggaatgagatgttcgacaagcacgtgtccacatatttttggtcatgtGTGGTATGTAGCGACAACCAGGTCTGCCCTGAGAACAGTCTGAGTTTCCACTAATGCGACGCAACGTCTTGCAACAGAATCGGTATAATCAATACACCTCAGCTTAGCAGTTACCTACATTTTTGCAAAACAACAAACATGCCCATCTAACGTATTTAACAGGCACATCTTGAGTTAATTAATGACTTGCTACATGTGTATCGTCGCCACATGCCCACTGCCAATTGTTCTGCAGTGGGTGTGGCAAATGGCGATAGTAGCCTAACATTCTCCCTCTTTCCTTCATTACATGTTCTAGAATGACTGATTGGGTTGGATATGGGTATGCAGCACTCATTGCATCCGGAGGAGTGATGGGCTATGTCAAAGCACGTACGTTTATTATTGTGCCGTCATGTTAACTCAATTGAATAGAGTAAATTGCTTTCGAGTCTAATGCATTGCATCATATTTCCAGTCTTGTGACAATGAACTAGTAACACGGTTTCCACTCTCCCCTGTACATCTTTTGGTGTCTCCAGGCAGTGTCCCCTCCTTGGCGGCAGGTATTCTCTTCGGCAGCCTAGCTGGGGTTGGTGCCTACCAGATATCGCAAGATCCTACAAATATTTGGGTGTCTCTAGGTTAGTAAACTTTTTGGTGTTGTCCTTCACTGTTTTGTGAATGTATCTCTCTGTTAAAAGTACAGTTTCTGTCACATTTAGACACCCTAACCAAGTATGCATACATATGTCTCATCGCCCAGACCTCTCTTGATCACTACTAACTGACTTCTAGCTACTCATGATAATTAGTTTTACAGTAGACCTACTGTATTGAGTCATTTCCTCCTATATCACACAGTCACATCAGGAGCCCTGGCAGGTGTGATGGGAAAGAGATTCTACGGTTCCAGGAAGATGATGCCTGCTGGAATGATGGCAGCAGCAAGGTAGCCAATCAACTCccttctttttgttgttgttgtttcaggaCTAGGAAATGGGTATGAGGATGATGCAGTATGAGATTACTTAACGTGTTATTTTTGTCTCTACCTTGTGTAGTCTACTTATGGTGGGGAAGCTGGGTGTTGGAATGCTGCTGCAGAAGCCCCAGGAGTCATAATGCACTGAAATGAAGAAGACGTTCAGACACTGATGTCAAAATCACTATCCTCTCGTGCTTTTCTACGGTCTTATATCGTTCACCGAGAATATCAGTCAGATATGTGAATGTtatttttggaaaaatgtataATTGAACACTGATTTATAAATAACAAGGACTGTCATGCATTTTTGTTCATATTGTTATGCAGATTGTCATTACGTTACAAGAGATAAATGAACCGTGAAGTTGTGTATAAGGTTTATAAGATGGCcagtgtttatttatttacctttatATAAGCGTAGACTGCCATCATACATAATATAACTGAAGTCAATGCTGATTTAGCCACTGATGCAGTAAATGACTACTCGGAATATATGAGCGATAAACCTTTACAATTACAGTTTTAGGAAGAATTTCCTAATGAAATGTCCTTTGAGTTTAGTAATGTAAACAAAACGCTTAAAAATAATAGAAACAGAATATAATTACATTATAAAAATCTAGAATACAAAATTCACAAGAAATCTAATATTATCATAAACTAATTGCAGGAGGCATGCCAGATGTCGGCATCCAACGGGTTTCAGGACGTGATTGTCTTTGAGGGATACTTTAGAGCAGTGTTTCTTAAATTATTGGTCGGACCCAAAGTGGGCCCTGGGCATGTGAGAGGTGGGTCGTAAAATGATGAGAATACATCTATAATTACACATTTATTTATTCTTAATTTGGGTCGTTGGAGGACGATTTTAGTCATGGGAGGGTTGACAATTTCTAATTTCTTGGGTCTTGAGctgaaaaactttttttttaagaaCCCCTGTTTTAGAGCAAACACATCAGCCTGTCAATCAGCAATTACAATAGATGGTTCCGGTCCTCTTCTGGTGAAGTTAGAGGGATCTATCCTCCTGGCATATGTCTTGTGTTCATATATATCACCCAAATGATGCCAGTATAAAAACATGAATAGAAGGTATAAAAATGTCTCTCCTTGAACATCCCTGTACATGTTACTTTGTTGGAATAATACATTTTGAGGCCTTTCAGAAGTACATGCACTGAGGGCAGTGAAGTTCAGAGCTCCAGAATGGTTTCCTTCTTAGTGCATATCAGACTGTGGCTAAACCTGCGAGTTGGGTTTATAGCTTCTCTTGGTGCACTAGCGATTCCGTACTTGGATGCCAAGTCTACCCTCCTATGGACTGGCTGTGCAGGTGGACCTCTAGTCTGGTTGCTAGAGGTTTTCCACAGAGCTGAGTAGCTCTGGCCTTTTCATTTGGGGCCTGTCCctgaaaataaaaaaagatctGAGTGATCCATGTGCTGAATTTACTATACCGTAGTTACAGGACCCCTTCTATAGTGACAATTTTCTGGACACAGATTCAGCCTAGTCCAGGAGTAAAAAGCATTCACATTGGGGAATTTCTGTTGCAAGTGCTTTTTGGTCCAGGACTAGACGTAATCAGTATCCTGGGAAATTGGGCCATAGTGTGTCCTTTCCAGCCTTAAAGTAACTCTGAGACAGACATCCATGGCAGAACATCCACTCACTTTCATTGCATCAAAATGGCTCTCTTTAATGTCAAGTAGATGAATgttaatgtacagtgcattcggaaagtattcacacccctggactttttccacattttattacgttacagccttattctaaaattgatttaaattatatattttctcCCTCAATTTGttcactaccccataatgacgaagcaaattTTTGCTAATGCATTAAAAgtcaaaaacataaataccttatttacgtaagtattcagaccctttactatgagacttaaaattgagctcaggtgcatcctgtttccattgatcatccttgatgcttgtacaacttgtttggagtccacctgtggtaaattcaattgattggacatgatttggaaaggcacacacctttctatataaggtcccacagttgacagtgcatgtcagagcaaaaaccaagccatgaggtcgaaggagttgtccgtagagctcagagacaggattgtgtcgaggcacagctctGGGGAAAGGTCTATAAAATCCATAGacagactttcaacgtggcaccgtcataggatatcacctttccaacaagtcagttcgtcaagttTATGCCCTGCTTGATatgccccggtcaactataagggctgttattgtaaagtggaaacgtccagaagcaacaacggctcagccgcaaagtgttgggccacacaagctcacagaatgagaAATTTCATAGGTCAAGAGTCCAGTCATGTCCAAATCCAAATAGATACACAGATGTCTCTTTGAGTTAGATTTATGAGGGAGACCGTGTTACAATGTTACAATTGTCATATAACTTACTGTTGGAGGGTCTACTGGAGGGGCTGTTGGGGGGGTCTACTGGAGTGGCTGTTGGGGGGGTCTACTGGAGGGGCTGTTGGGGGGCCTGGTGGAGGGGCTGTTGGGGGTCTGGTGGTGTCTGCTGGGGGCTTTGGGGTGGTGGCCCTGGTACGTCATGATCCGAGGACTGCAGTTCAGCTTTGGGCTTTCATGAGCCTCGGGATTGAATCCTCACTGTGGCCTTGCGTAACTCACTCCTGGGCCGAGGCCCCGGCACCTGGCCCACCTGGAAGTAAGGGTACCGCAGAGCCTAGAACACACAGAATGgggttatagtgtattggtattagTTATCTACATATAAGATAGGAGTTTCCCATCATGGAATCAAGTCATTAAGACCCAGTCTGTTTGTTGTTGTCATTCAAGAAAGTCATTACCACAACAATAGTTAGAACACATTTCTAATTACAGGAAGAAGAGAAAATAAGAGCGGTCAAGCTGGGGATGGACCCCCATGACCAAGGCGGAAGAGCTACCACAAGACCAGACTAGAGCACATACAGTAAATATGTTGCCCTTAACACGTATTACACAAGGAGCACATGCAGGAGCCCTATGGGCTAATCAGACAGTCTCTGTAGGGCTTTACTCCCCAGCACACTTagccaatgaccataggagttgacagcacaaacagatctctGACCAGGCTACAGCACACCAAGCCTCTGTCTGTGGCGTCTGTGGAGCTGCACGGCCATGAGTCTCTTCTTACGGTCCCACATGAGCAGGTCCTTCATCAGGGCGATGGCCTCTGTGCTGGCATTGGGGATGAGGGTCATCAGGTGGGTGGACACACACTGAGGCAAGCGGAAGTTGATGGCCGGGGCCAGCTGGTAGCCCTCCGGCCAGTCAGACTagtaggagaggtgagggagaaaaggaaagaagggaggagaaaagaggagagttaATTTAACTACTATGTTTGTATGTTCACTTAGTATGAGATGCTTAGCCAATGAATCACTCTCAAGTGAAGAATGGCAtatacatgtatgtgtgtatgttaaaAGCGATACAGTATGTCAACTATTCATGCCCATTAGAGCTCATTTAAGTAGATAATAATTAGAAAACACATTCCATTCCAATTATTACAGACAATTATTCTAATCAGCTCAATGTACATGAATAGTTGTCATACTGGATTACTTCTGACATGCATCACAGACATTTTCACCATTAACCAAATATACTGTACAATCAGGCAATCATTTAAACTATAACACCAATATCTCTCTGTAGAGACATAGGATTGgttgctcttctctctcttttcttattGACTGTCCCCAGAACCTAGCAGATCTTGAAGATCTAGTCCACCTCACTGTTCCCGGGGAACAGAGGTCTGAGAGTGTAGAGCTGAGCCATGATGCAGCCCACCGCCCACACATCTATAGGGGAGCTGTAGTTAAACAACCGTAGCAGCACTTCTGGGGCGCGTTACCTGGACACAGAGACGGCACAGTGAGTTTTCAACTTCTTTATGCATTGTATGAAATAAGAAGGGACCAAATGTTGCCACTGAACAACTATGGAGGGTCCCATACAATCTTGTGGACATGTAGTTCGTGTATGGGGGGGCGGGAGCGGATCTCTCTGGCCAATCCAAAGTCGGCTATCTTGACCAGCTCTTGGCTCATGCAGAGCAGGTTCTCTGGTTTCATATCCCGCTGGAAGAATCCTGCGCAAGGGATCAGAGAGAACACAGCTCAACCTCTTCACAAGTCATCCAGAAATATTaattgtacagtatatatgttttttaatacattttttaatgaaacatggtgaatcaTGGGGTATTTAGGACCACATTTCATGTTTGATTATTGTTATGGATTTGAGTTTTACATGAATCGTTCAGGCAAAATGCACCATATGTGGTCCCTTTAAAATGCACCATATGTGGTTGTGTCACATGGAGTAGTATGCTAATTCACAAAAAGCCAAAATATTTGTCAGTGTTTACAGACAATAGCCAACTCTATAAATGATGGGAGTGCCAGTGATGGTAATGGTAACGACCTCCTTTGGTTCTTATGGGAGACCTACCATGTTAAGGAATATATGATTGGctttgtaatatctgaaaatgtatgtTTCTGATCGCTGACTCAGGGAAGAACTTGTTTCTGCAAATGAAGACTTTATAGAATTGTCTGTATATGAAACGTCTAATTAATCTGGGTTGTGTTAGTAAGGCAACGTAACGTCGTTTTTTTGttaacgttttgcaacagaaaacgagTTTAAGCATTTCttatagtccctccctgtttcagtccatttacTTCCATTTTGTTGCCTAATGAACAAGCCACCTGCAGTTTCCCACTCTTAAATACATGACTTGGCAAGGAAATGGGTGTATGCTATATGCCCCACAAGCATTATCTAAACAAAAGTTTTCAGGGTTTTGTAGTTGGAAATGAAACACCCTTACCTGTCCTTCATGAGCTGACAGAGATTCTCTTTCATGTATTCAAAGTACAGGTCGTGGTTCTCTCGGGTTGACTTCCTTTAAATTCACCACGTCGGGATGATTCAGCTTCTTCACTGACTGTGGACATTCGTCATGGGCTGGACCAAGGAGAAGAATATTAATGTGTTTAAAGTGACAAACATTCTTCATAATATAATTGTCATAGAATATCAACTGAAATTGAATAATGGATTTCCATGACAACGATgcggttgttgttgttgataataaTTGTGAGCACTGTCAGTTGTAGCTGATACTTTAACCTTCGTAAACATAAAATGTACCTAAAACAATATCTTAACTATGTGTTGTGTACCAATCTTTACCTTCACTTCTCTCAGATTCATGCACTCTTCCCACGAATAAAACGAATAAAAACTCTTCATTCTGTAAAAGACAAATGGCGTGATATTTACTGTTGCAATACCATTTGACACTACAGGAACAACCACGTATGCTTTATTCTTATGCTTTACTTTGCAGACAACTATTGACAGAAATCCCATGGTATTACGTAATTACATAATATTAGCTTTAGTTTCTTACCACGGCATAGTATTTAACGCTAAGACACCAATTATTATTAGGCCTCATTATTGTGCCCCCAATGTATCCTCATAGTGACCACATCTTCTCAATAAATGCCAGGTCAACACCAactgaaacaggactgtaaaACAAGACGTTAATGCATCAACTTGTTTGTCATTTTTTCCGTATTAACACTGACGTGTCCattacatgtcagctactacatgTTGCTGTGTACAGTAGGTCCAGCTGTTATAACTGGCACTCTAGTACAACATAACGCCTCCTCCGGGTATCCTTCAATGCCTCTCTCCCCGGCAATACAACACTGCGAAGTCCTTTCACCGTCACCATGTCTATCGCCTTGCATAGTAACGAAGCGCTAtcagacgccccccccccccccccccccccccccccacccgcaCCGCCACATCCATTATTCAACCTACTCTCCATGATGAAAGACAAACCTGTAATCTGGCTTTCCTTAGTCATGGGAAAACCTAAAGTGAGACTTCAGACGTATTTGTTTGTAGTTACGGAGTGTACATGCAGCCGGCATATTTTGTATGGTTCCGGATGGTGGTTAACGCTATGCATAACCTTGCCAAACGTTTTTGGCCCACGACCACATTttgaaatcaaaatgtatttcgaCCCCACAAAAAGAGATGAAATCAACGCCCaatgtaaaaaattataataattgggGCTATGGCAGTCTATTTGAAATCAGTTTGATCTGTCAGTATTTTTGACACTATTTCATTCTGAAGACAGTCtggtttgaagtgactgaaatgcatcagaaaggtattggGAAGTTCAGAATCATCAGCCAATAATATAGAATGGATCTTCTGTGTAGAAAAGAACATCATCATCGatgtccccccccccatctctctccccaggCTGATATAGAGCCCGGTCTTGTCCACTGGGTTCTAAAGGCTTGTGGACATAGTGGAGGGAAACAGAACCTACATGATCCTGAGAGTCTTATCTTTCAGTGATGAGgtcataatatatattttttgcttaaATCATTCAAAAGATAGAGCCACATTtataggaagaaaacagaaaccTTTCTGTTTATTACGATCGCATCTAGCGGCTACTGGAAGTTACTGACTTAACCCCGGTTCTATGAACCAAGGGCAAATTTTGTTGTGTGACCCCATTTTCAAATAAGGCGACCCCACATGGGATTGCGACCtctagtttgggaaaccctgctttaacccttaccttaaccttaaTTTCCTTATTTCTAATGTTTTGCCAGACAGGAAGGTGTATGAGTCATCATAAAGGTCATTTTTTTATGACGGTAGTGAACTCTTGTGCACAAAAATTCCCCCTTGGAAGTACACTTACCTATGGCCTCTCAGAACAAAGCCATGCTAGTAAACAAACAAGGCTAAACCATGCTAGTAAACAAACGAGACTAAACCATGCTAGTAAACAAACAAGGCTAAACCATGCTAGTAAACAAATGAGGCTAAACCATGCTAGTAAACAAATGAGGCTAAACCATGCTAGTAAACAAATGCGGCTAAACCATGCTAGTAAACAAATGAGGCTAAACCATGCTAGTAAACAAATGAGGCTAAACCATGCTAGTAAACAAATGCGGCTAAGCCATGCTAGTAAACAAACAAGGCTAAGCCATGCTAGTAAACAAATGCGGCTAAGCCATGCTAGTAAACAAACAAGGCTAAGCCATGCTAGTAAACAAACCACTCAGGCCACTGACAAGTGGAGTAGGACTATACATACCTCTTGATGGCCACCAGTGTAGAGGACTATACGTACCTCTTGATGGCCACCAGTGTAGAGGACTATACGTACCTCTTGATGGCCACCAGTGTAGAGGACTATACGTACCTCTTGATGGCCACCAGTGTAGAGGACTATATGTACCTCTTGATGGCCACCAGTGTAGGACTATACGTACCTCTTGATGGCCACCAGTGTAGAGGACTATACGTACCTCTTGATGGCCACCAGTGTAGAGGACTATACGTACCTCTTGATGGCCACCAGTGTAGAGGACTATATGTACCTCTTGATGGCCACCAGTGTAGAGGACTATACGTACCTCTTGATGGCCACCAGTGTAGAGGACTATACGTACCTCTTGATGGCCACCAGTGTAGAGGACTATACGTACCTCTTGATGGCCACCAGTGTAGAGGACTATACGTACCTCTTGATGGCCACCAGTGTAGAGGACTATACGTACCTCTTGATGGCCACCAGTGTAGAGGACTATACGTACCTCTTGATGGCCACCAGTGTAGAGGACTATATGTACCTCTTGATGGCCACCAGTGTAGAGGACTATACGTACCTCTTGATGGCCACCAGTGTAGAGGACTATACGTAGCTCTTGATGGCCACCAGTGTAGAGGACTATACGTACCTCTTGATGGTCACCAGTATAGAGGACTATACGTACCTCTTGATGGCCACCAGTGTAGAGGACTATATGTACCTCTTGATGGCCACCAGTGTAGAGGACTATATGTACCTCTTGATGGCCACCAGTGTAGAGGACTATACGTACCTCTTGATGGCCACCAGTGTAGAGGACTATATGTACCTCTTGATGGCCACCAGTGTAGAGGACTATACGTAGCTCTTGATGGCCACCAGTGTAGAGGACTATATGTACCTCTTGATGGCCACCAGTGTAGAGGACTATACGTACCTCTTGATGGCCACCAGTGTAGAGGACTATACGTACCTCTTG
This region of Salvelinus alpinus chromosome 8, SLU_Salpinus.1, whole genome shotgun sequence genomic DNA includes:
- the LOC139583342 gene encoding transmembrane protein 14C-like isoform X1: MRSRVFQTNYVMLSTMWRKTSLPVGSLATRHCYDTHYEAALKDTPEGARMTDWVGYGYAALIASGGVMGYVKARSVPSLAAGILFGSLAGVGAYQISQDPTNIWVSLVTSGALAGVMGKRFYGSRKMMPAGMMAAASLLMVGKLGVGMLLQKPQES
- the LOC139583342 gene encoding transmembrane protein 14C-like isoform X2, giving the protein MTDWVGYGYAALIASGGVMGYVKARSVPSLAAGILFGSLAGVGAYQISQDPTNIWVSLVTSGALAGVMGKRFYGSRKMMPAGMMAAASLLMVGKLGVGMLLQKPQES